TGCGGGCAATGACCACGACATCACCACGGAAATCCAGCCCGCCGGGCCGTTTTACTACGCCGAAGACGAGCACCAGCAATACCTGCACAAGAACCCGGACGGCTATTGTGGGCTGGGCGGCATCGGGGTGTGCCTGCCCCCGCAGGGTTAAACGCTCTGGCTACTTTATTTGCCGTTTTGGACCAGCGCGACGCCCGCTACCCTGGCGATTACGGGTACGCGTTGCGCTTGCCTGTAGGGACGGGCGGTTGGGCGGATGATTGTCCACCCAGCATGGGTCGTATGTTGTCTGTAGGCCGCCTGCGTCCAAACTGGCGACGATTTGACCGCGCCTGCTATACTGGGCGACCACGGGCCGGCTTCCGGCCCCTTTTGCGGCGATGCCGCACCCATAATGTTATTCCCTTTCAGAGGTTCGCCGTCCGTGACGACTGTGCGAAAAAACCATGTTAAACAGTCTGTTAATTATTTTATTTCTTATCGCCATCAGTGCGTTTTTCTCTCTGTCTGAAATCTCGCTGGCCGCTTCACGCAAGATCAAGCTGAAGCTGATGGCCGACGAAGGCGACCTGAACGCCGCCCTGGTGTTGAAATTTCAGGAAACGCCGGGCATTTTCTTCACCGTGATTCAGATCGGCCTTAACGCGGTCGCCATTCTCGCCGGTATCATCGGCGACGCCGCCTTCTCGCCCTACTTCGAAATGCTGTTTGCCAGCTTTCTGCCGCAGGATATGGTCGCTCGCGCCAGTTTTATCTGCTCGTTTGTGCTGGTTACCAGCCTGTTCATCCTGTTTGGCGACCTGACGCCGAAGCGCATTGGTATGATCGCCCCGGAAGCGATAGCCATTCGGATCATCAACCCCATGCGCTTCTGTCTGCTGGTGTTCCGCCCACTAGTCTGGCTGTTCAACGGTCTGGCTAACCTGATTTTCCGCCTGTTCAAGCTGCCGATGGTGCGCAAAGAAGACATCACGCCCGACGATATCTATGCGGTGGTGGAAGCCGGCGCGCTGGCTGGCGTATTGCGTAAACAGGAACACGAGCTGATCGAAAACGTGTTCGAACTGGAGTCGCGCACCGTGCCTTCTTCAATGACCTCGCGCGAAAGCGTGGTCTATTTCGACCTGCATGAAGATGAAACGCAGATCAAAGAGAAAATCGCGCACCAACCGCACTCCAAGTTTCTGGTGTGCAACGGCACCATCGATCAGATCGTCGGGTATGTGGATTCCAAGGATCTACTGAATCGGGTACTGGGCAACCAGAGTCTGGAACTGACCAGCGGCGTACAGATTCGCCCGGCGCTGATCGTGCCGGACACCCTGACGCTGTCGGAAGCGCTGGAAAGTTTCAAAACCGCCGGCGAAGACTTCGCGGTGATCCTCAACGAGTACGCGCTGGTGGTGGGGATTATCACCCTTAACGACGTGATGACCACGCTGATGGGCGACCTGGTCGGGCAAGGGCTGGAAGAGCAGATCGTCGCCCGTGACGAGAATTCCTGGCTGATTGAGGGCGGCACGCCGATAGAAGACGTGATGCGGGCGCTCAGCATCGATGAGTTCCCCCACTCCGACAATTACGAAACCATCGGCGGGTTCATGATGTACACGCTGCGCAAAATCCCCAAACGCACCGACTTTGTGCGCTACGCCGGGTATAAGTTCGAAGTGGTGGATATCGACAGCTACAAGATCGACCAGTTACTGGTCACACGGCTGGAAGAAA
The DNA window shown above is from Dickeya dadantii NCPPB 898 and carries:
- a CDS encoding hemolysin family protein, with the protein product MLNSLLIILFLIAISAFFSLSEISLAASRKIKLKLMADEGDLNAALVLKFQETPGIFFTVIQIGLNAVAILAGIIGDAAFSPYFEMLFASFLPQDMVARASFICSFVLVTSLFILFGDLTPKRIGMIAPEAIAIRIINPMRFCLLVFRPLVWLFNGLANLIFRLFKLPMVRKEDITPDDIYAVVEAGALAGVLRKQEHELIENVFELESRTVPSSMTSRESVVYFDLHEDETQIKEKIAHQPHSKFLVCNGTIDQIVGYVDSKDLLNRVLGNQSLELTSGVQIRPALIVPDTLTLSEALESFKTAGEDFAVILNEYALVVGIITLNDVMTTLMGDLVGQGLEEQIVARDENSWLIEGGTPIEDVMRALSIDEFPHSDNYETIGGFMMYTLRKIPKRTDFVRYAGYKFEVVDIDSYKIDQLLVTRLEEKTAANAETHPA